A window of Ananas comosus cultivar F153 linkage group 11, ASM154086v1, whole genome shotgun sequence genomic DNA:
ATTGACTGGGAAGTGCCCAGTCCACTTAGGTAAGTGGATTAGCACAGTAGGAGAAGGATATTATTCTACGCAAACAACCCCAATCAGTTATATTATCTGATCTCCTCTATGTTCGAAGAGTTTCTCGAGATATTCACTATATAAACTGTTAATTTGGCGAATTTTAGTGTGAATTCGAGTTTATTAGTAGTACTTCGTCTTCGTGATAGTGTGTACAGCTCATCTCTGGAATGCTTATTATCACAAGTTAGCACTAAAGCACCAGCTTCTTCAGTTCCTGCATTGAACTTTTTTGGTTTGTTCCaactttttatttgatttgttggACAATATTTGTCCGGATCATTTTTGagctgagttttttttttttttcaacatttaaatttttcgaATGCGAGAGATCAGGCCGTCAGTACTCGTGTTAAAAGTTGCTAATTATATTCATTTGGGCCTATTATTATTCGTATGTTCGGTAGTTCTTTGATCGCCGCACTGCATTGAATTTATTCAAGAAAAACATATTATAATGTCCAATTACGTGAAATCATGCATCTGTAGTGTTATCCTGTTAAATTGTTTTCCACCGAGGAAAATGATTAATCAGACAAGGAATtgttacttttcattttctaaattTGTATGAAGAGCATTGATTATACCATACATTGTAGAGCATTGGACGGAAAAGATATACAGATATGGTGATGTAAAAATTGAATAAGATAAAGGGTACACGTAagttaagaaaaaaacaaacaaaagtatGGATTAAATTACAATGTATCTATTCTGTCAAAACTTACAAGAGCCAGTATGATTCGTGTATTGATTGTTTCATTGTGATGGTATCTGATTCCTTTCTCCATCTCAAATCATCAGGAAGGGATTCATCATCACTTGCAGCTCTTCTAGACAGTTTAAATTGCAACCCTATACTTATAAAGGTATCTGTTTCCATGTCTTTCAGGGATGCAGACCAGCGGAACGCGTGGACGTTGTCGGCAGTGTGGCTGCCTCGGCTTCTCCAAGCCCGTGCTCATCATACCAACCGAGCCCGTGCATGTCCTACAATCCGAGCCCGCCTTCGTCCTCCATTCCAAGCCCGACTTCCTCGTCTTACATCACCAACCCCAACAGCGGGACCGACTGCAATCCCCTACTCCCGTGGCTGAAGACCCTGTCCTCCGCCTCGTCCTCTGCCTCTTCCTCAAAGCTTCATCTCAACATCCACTGTGGCTCCATAAGCGCCCCTGTAACCCCTCCGCTGAGCTCTCCAACCGCCCGCACGCCTCGCATCAGAACTGATTGGGACGATCGCACAGCCCGATTACCCCAATGGGCTAATGGTACCGGGACGCCTTACACTCTGCTGCTGTCATCCACTCCGCCAAGCCCCGGACGGCAAGTGAGCCCCGACGCCGCATGGCTCACCAGCAGCCCCTCCTCTCCGACCTTCACCCTCGTGTCGGCTAATCCGTTCGGGATTTACAAGGAGGCATCCGCCAGCGCGGCGGGGTCGTCGAGAATGTGGACACCGGGGCAGAGCGGGACGTGTTCTCCAGTTCCTGGTGATGCGAGGGACATCCATATGTCCGACTGCGCATCAGATGAGTTCGCATTCGGAAGTGGGAGTATCAACGGGAACGTGGTGAAGCCGTGGGAGGGGGAGACGATCCACGAGGAATGCGGGTCGGACGAGCTGGAACTCACTCTCGGGAGCTCGAGGACCAGATAGGATATTTCATAGTGGAGATTGATAAACAATCATAAAATTACCACCTATTTTAACTTTTACTGCAATCTTTTTTTCTGCTGCAGTGgtgatagagagatagagagagatcgagagggTTCAGCAGTATATATTTATGTTAATTCTCGTGTCAAGCCCCCATCTTCTTTCGGGATATTTAAACATGTCCGTCCAGTTAATTTAAAAGAATTGAAAGGACATATAGAATGGATTAGGAGCATCCATGGTAGCTAGCGTTTGTTTTGGTCCTTTGCTTATCAATTGTACTAATATTGCACTAGTGCCATTTTAACTTGGCTTCTCGTTCTATCTAAGGCTGACGTGGTGGAGCTATAGTTTTTTCCGGCTTGTgcgaattttttattttttttatttttacgatgtaaatttttatagaaacacAGATCACTTATTTTAAGGTGCCATTTGGCAATTCTCTGTTCTTAGAACTCgtctttattataaaaataaaaatgccacagcaagagagaaaaaaaaggaaagttttGCAGCATTCTTTAATGCTATTCGCAGTCTCACTCTTAGAACAAGACCTGCACGAAGCATTTCTTTCTTGCAAAACTTATGCCACAGGAGAGTATTCGGGGACAACAGAGAGAATGAGAATAAACCGTATTAATAAACCGGCgaattgaccaaaaaaaaatgcaattagAAAATTGTAGCGGTTGCATACAACTCGATCTCACGTCCCACGGGATATATAAGCTTTACACCGTAGAGCTTCGGAGACACCGAGACG
This region includes:
- the LOC109717417 gene encoding protein BZR1 homolog 2-like codes for the protein MTSGGRMPTWRERENNKRRERRRRAIAAKIFAGLRAYGNYKLPKHCDNNEVLKALCHEAGWVVEEDGTTYRKGCRPAERVDVVGSVAASASPSPCSSYQPSPCMSYNPSPPSSSIPSPTSSSYITNPNSGTDCNPLLPWLKTLSSASSSASSSKLHLNIHCGSISAPVTPPLSSPTARTPRIRTDWDDRTARLPQWANGTGTPYTLLLSSTPPSPGRQVSPDAAWLTSSPSSPTFTLVSANPFGIYKEASASAAGSSRMWTPGQSGTCSPVPGDARDIHMSDCASDEFAFGSGSINGNVVKPWEGETIHEECGSDELELTLGSSRTR